The proteins below come from a single Oscillatoria salina IIICB1 genomic window:
- a CDS encoding YciI family protein, translating to MPWFVKIEKGIVDKTTFDKYVPDHVNYVKELIAKGHQARTGYWGEYGGGMLLFQAESREEAEIIVREDPLIKNNCVSWELHEWCIIVE from the coding sequence ATGCCTTGGTTTGTAAAGATTGAAAAAGGAATTGTTGACAAAACAACCTTCGACAAATATGTTCCAGATCATGTAAATTACGTCAAAGAATTAATCGCGAAAGGACATCAAGCCCGTACTGGCTATTGGGGAGAATATGGCGGCGGAATGTTATTATTTCAAGCAGAATCAAGAGAAGAAGCTGAAATAATCGTCCGCGAAGATCCTTTAATTAAAAATAATTGTGTCTCTTGGGAATTGCACGAATGGTGCATTATTGTTGAGTAA
- a CDS encoding PFE-CTERM domain-containing protein: MKVNFLSQGLGVVSAALCLVSASLPAQAFSVTFSFDNTPSGAIDSTIVGTGTFSYDGDLGNGTFGLTTLPNYSFNFNFGGTNFFDNADIATPVANVLVQISESNGTRFVNFGGSGGGPNGGSIDFATSGNPNFNRLSFQPGFGGLYFTDSGFGDYVASTPATAVPFEFSPGLGLLFLGGLWAMNFFRMNKAENQQKKLASLTEKSEKVVAKV; encoded by the coding sequence ATGAAAGTTAATTTCCTTTCTCAAGGTTTGGGTGTAGTTAGTGCAGCACTTTGTCTGGTGAGTGCTTCTTTACCTGCACAAGCATTTAGTGTTACTTTTAGTTTTGATAACACTCCCAGTGGAGCAATCGATTCAACCATAGTTGGTACGGGTACTTTCAGTTATGATGGCGATCTAGGTAATGGTACATTTGGTTTAACTACCCTACCTAACTACAGTTTCAATTTCAATTTCGGCGGTACTAATTTCTTTGATAATGCCGATATTGCAACTCCTGTAGCTAATGTTTTAGTCCAAATCAGCGAAAGTAATGGAACTAGATTTGTTAATTTTGGCGGCTCAGGAGGAGGTCCGAATGGTGGTTCTATTGATTTTGCTACAAGCGGAAATCCCAACTTTAACAGGTTGAGTTTTCAACCAGGCTTTGGTGGTTTATATTTCACTGACAGTGGGTTTGGAGATTATGTAGCTAGTACCCCAGCTACGGCGGTTCCGTTTGAGTTTTCTCCAGGATTGGGTTTGTTGTTTTTAGGTGGTTTATGGGCAATGAATTTTTTCCGGATGAATAAGGCAGAAAACCAGCAAAAAAAGCTAGCTTCGTTAACTGAAAAGTCAGAAAAAGTTGTAGCTAAAGTTTGA